From Phycisphaerae bacterium, one genomic window encodes:
- a CDS encoding thrombospondin type 3 repeat-containing protein produces the protein DNCDLVANPGQEDGDSDGVGDACDNCVAIANPGQENGDGDAFGDACDNCDDITNPGQEDCDSDGIGDACEPDCDTDGIPDDCEDNQSDCDSDGTLDECEQDSDTDGIPDDCDDCPNDPNKQTAGACGCGVSDMDTDSDGTPDCNDLCPDDPNKQIAGDCGCGVADVDADSDGVLDCEDNCPVDSNPGQEDCDTDGEGDACESDSDSDGVPDACDICQGFDDAQDADTDGIPDGCETGACCGDFQNSCAILSEANCLKSNGNYLGDGTTCAQDGDGDGIPDCRDCCPNTPPGAIVDESGCQDLSAAAGGPYRRRCPDTPVIVTIPLNGSRTGQISTCDCPNGAVTVEWTIDCPGITILNANQEDAVLQIDTSITGCPLDCDVTLTATLECAPEGEASPTGVVVQQVSATAQVALFDDCNNNDIDDASEVDSDGDGIIDDCDQEEPVPQPLPGACCFPDSTCASAADAAACSAAGGVFAGAGTDCSTTSCECGQPGGVSLLFSTLSFAPVCGGGCLMMIPATVLGFLTLRSTRRTHKKRMRRGRSDSKSGGL, from the coding sequence CGACAACTGCGATCTGGTTGCCAACCCCGGTCAGGAGGATGGCGACAGCGACGGCGTGGGCGACGCCTGCGATAACTGCGTGGCGATTGCCAACCCCGGCCAGGAGAACGGCGACGGCGATGCGTTCGGCGACGCCTGCGATAACTGTGACGACATTACCAATCCCGGTCAGGAGGACTGCGACTCCGACGGAATCGGCGACGCCTGCGAGCCGGATTGCGATACCGACGGCATCCCGGACGACTGTGAGGACAACCAGTCCGACTGCGACAGCGACGGGACGCTCGATGAATGTGAGCAGGACTCCGACACCGACGGCATCCCGGATGACTGCGATGACTGTCCGAACGATCCCAACAAACAGACTGCCGGCGCGTGCGGCTGCGGCGTCTCCGACATGGATACTGACAGCGACGGGACACCCGACTGCAACGACCTTTGTCCGGACGATCCCAACAAACAGATTGCCGGCGATTGCGGATGCGGCGTCGCGGATGTCGATGCCGACTCCGACGGAGTCCTGGATTGCGAAGACAACTGTCCGGTGGATTCAAACCCCGGCCAGGAAGACTGCGATACCGACGGCGAGGGCGATGCCTGCGAATCCGACAGCGACTCGGACGGCGTTCCCGATGCCTGCGATATCTGTCAGGGCTTCGACGATGCCCAGGACGCCGACACCGACGGGATTCCGGACGGATGCGAGACCGGGGCCTGCTGCGGCGACTTCCAGAACAGTTGCGCGATCCTGTCCGAGGCGAACTGCCTTAAGTCCAATGGTAACTACCTGGGCGACGGCACGACCTGCGCGCAGGACGGCGACGGCGACGGCATTCCGGATTGTCGGGATTGCTGCCCGAATACACCGCCCGGCGCCATCGTCGACGAGAGCGGCTGCCAAGACCTCAGCGCCGCAGCCGGCGGACCGTACCGGAGACGTTGTCCGGACACGCCCGTGATCGTGACCATCCCGCTGAATGGCAGCCGCACCGGCCAGATCTCGACGTGCGATTGCCCGAACGGCGCCGTGACGGTGGAGTGGACCATCGATTGCCCGGGCATCACGATTCTGAACGCGAACCAGGAAGACGCCGTGCTCCAGATCGATACGAGCATTACGGGATGTCCGCTGGATTGCGACGTGACGTTGACGGCCACACTGGAATGTGCGCCCGAGGGCGAGGCATCGCCCACGGGGGTCGTCGTTCAGCAGGTCTCGGCGACGGCTCAGGTCGCACTCTTTGACGACTGCAATAACAACGACATCGATGACGCCAGCGAGGTCGATTCGGACGGCGACGGCATCATCGACGATTGCGACCAGGAAGAACCCGTGCCGCAACCGCTGCCCGGCGCCTGCTGTTTCCCCGACTCGACATGCGCGAGTGCGGCGGATGCGGCGGCCTGCTCCGCGGCGGGCGGCGTCTTCGCCGGTGCGGGCACCGACTGCTCGACCACAAGCTGCGAGTGCGGCCAGCCGGGCGGCGTCAGCCTGCTCTTCAGTACGCTCTCCTTCGCGCCGGTGTGCGGCGGGGGCTGCCTGATGATGATCCCGGCAACCGTTCTTGGATTCCTGACATTGCGGAGTACGCGGCGAACTCACAAGAAGCGGATGCGACGTGGTCGCAGCGATTCCAAGTCTGGAGGGCTGTAA